Proteins encoded within one genomic window of Streptomyces sp. NBC_00523:
- a CDS encoding magnesium transporter MgtE N-terminal domain-containing protein, translating to MTPVTPRVFVSHLSGVPVFDPNGDQVGRVRDLVAMLRVGGRPPRLLGMVVEVVSRRRIFLPMTRVTGVESGQVITTGVVNMRRFEQRPTERLVLGEFLDRRVRLVETDEEVTILDVAIQQLPARRDWEIDKYFVRKGRGGALRRKGETLTVEWSAVKGFSLEEHGQGAESLVATFEKLRPADVANALHHLTPKRRAEVAAALDDDRLADVLEELPEDDQVEIIGKLQEERAADVLEAMDPDDAADLLSELPEEDKERLLTLMRPGDAADVRRLMSYEERTAGGLMTTEPVILRPDATVADALARVRQSDLSPALAAQVYVCRSPDETPTGKYLGTVHFQRLLRDPPFTLVSSLLDSDLVPLPPDTPLSVVTSYLAAYNLVSVPVVDESGSLLGAVTVDDVLDHLLPEDWRETDFHGREGVLRDR from the coding sequence ATGACACCGGTGACGCCCCGGGTGTTCGTCTCGCACCTGTCCGGTGTGCCGGTCTTCGACCCCAACGGCGACCAGGTGGGACGCGTCCGCGACCTGGTCGCGATGCTGCGCGTCGGCGGCCGTCCGCCCCGGCTGCTCGGCATGGTGGTCGAGGTGGTGAGCCGGCGGCGGATCTTCCTGCCGATGACCCGGGTGACGGGCGTGGAGTCGGGGCAGGTGATCACCACCGGCGTGGTCAACATGCGGCGCTTCGAACAGCGGCCCACCGAACGCCTGGTGCTCGGCGAGTTCCTCGACCGCCGGGTGCGCCTGGTGGAGACGGACGAGGAGGTCACCATCCTGGACGTGGCCATCCAGCAGCTGCCCGCCCGCCGCGACTGGGAGATCGACAAGTACTTCGTCCGCAAGGGCCGGGGCGGGGCGCTGCGCCGCAAGGGCGAGACGCTGACCGTCGAGTGGTCGGCGGTGAAGGGTTTCTCGCTGGAGGAGCACGGACAGGGCGCCGAGTCCCTGGTGGCCACCTTCGAGAAGCTGCGCCCCGCCGACGTCGCCAACGCGCTGCACCACCTGACCCCGAAGCGCCGGGCGGAGGTCGCGGCGGCGCTGGACGACGACCGGCTCGCCGACGTCCTGGAGGAGCTGCCCGAGGACGACCAGGTGGAGATCATCGGCAAGCTCCAGGAGGAGCGCGCGGCGGACGTCCTGGAGGCGATGGACCCGGACGACGCGGCCGACCTGCTCTCCGAGCTGCCCGAGGAGGACAAGGAGCGGCTGCTGACGCTGATGCGCCCGGGCGACGCGGCGGACGTGCGGCGGCTGATGTCGTACGAGGAGCGCACCGCGGGCGGCCTCATGACGACGGAGCCGGTCATCCTGCGCCCGGACGCCACGGTCGCCGACGCGCTCGCCCGGGTGCGCCAGTCGGACCTGTCCCCGGCGCTGGCCGCACAGGTGTACGTGTGCCGGTCGCCGGACGAGACGCCGACGGGCAAGTACCTGGGCACGGTGCACTTCCAGCGGCTGCTGCGCGACCCGCCGTTCACCCTGGTCAGCTCGCTCCTGGACAGCGACCTGGTGCCGCTGCCGCCGGACACCCCGCTGTCGGTGGTGACCAGCTATCTGGCCGCGTACAACCTGGTGTCGGTGCCGGTGGTGGACGAGAGCGGTTCGCTGCTGGGCGCGGTGACCGTGGACGACGTGCTGGACCACCTGCTGCCGGAGGACTGGCGGGAGACGGACTTCCACGGCCGCGAGGGGGTGCTCCGTGACCGGTGA